A single region of the Acidobacteriota bacterium genome encodes:
- a CDS encoding FtsX-like permease family protein → MIEYRENLAMAFDTLLAHKFRSFLTVLGIVVGVLTVIVIASILTGMRQSVVSQIEDLGTNNIFAFHMNTGVQVGRRSREEMLRKPLSLADAAAVREQCPSVHDVSWRLVPFGTRIQAQYQGSTLRNAEFLGVSANYGAVANVKVENGRFFSDSEERHRVPVAVLGPDAAEAMFSYSDPVGKQILVMGHPHTVIGVTEKSKSSFLSEGSDNIVILPYGSMRKMMPWEDKHILFIQAESGRRSEALDEVESLLRRRRGVGPREENDFDLTTADRVITQLDSITGVIGLVAIAISSVGLLVGGIGVMNIMLVSVTERTREIGVRKAIGATRRDIVLQFLFEAMTLTGIGGVFGILLAVAVSYLIVLLVPALPAVIPLWAVVAGLVVSIGIGLVFGVWPARKAAQLDPIEALRYE, encoded by the coding sequence ATGATCGAATATCGCGAAAACCTGGCCATGGCCTTCGACACGCTGCTGGCCCACAAATTCCGCTCTTTCCTCACGGTGCTCGGGATCGTCGTGGGGGTGCTCACCGTCATCGTCATCGCCTCCATCCTCACGGGGATGCGCCAGAGCGTGGTCTCGCAGATCGAGGACCTGGGGACCAACAACATCTTCGCCTTTCACATGAATACGGGGGTCCAGGTGGGGCGCCGCTCCCGGGAGGAGATGCTGCGCAAGCCCCTCAGCCTGGCCGACGCGGCGGCGGTCCGGGAGCAGTGCCCGTCGGTCCACGATGTGAGCTGGCGCCTGGTCCCCTTCGGGACCCGCATCCAGGCCCAGTACCAGGGGAGCACGCTGCGCAACGCCGAATTCCTCGGGGTTTCGGCCAACTACGGCGCGGTGGCCAACGTCAAGGTGGAAAACGGCCGCTTCTTCTCCGATTCCGAGGAGCGGCACCGCGTGCCCGTGGCCGTCCTGGGGCCCGACGCGGCCGAGGCGATGTTCAGCTACTCCGACCCGGTCGGGAAGCAGATCCTGGTGATGGGGCACCCGCACACGGTCATCGGGGTCACCGAGAAGAGCAAGTCGAGCTTTCTGAGCGAAGGCTCCGACAACATCGTCATCCTCCCCTACGGGTCGATGCGGAAGATGATGCCGTGGGAGGACAAGCACATCCTCTTCATCCAGGCCGAGTCGGGGCGGCGGTCGGAAGCCCTGGACGAGGTGGAAAGCCTCCTGAGGCGCCGGCGGGGGGTCGGGCCGCGGGAGGAGAACGATTTCGACCTCACCACCGCGGACCGGGTCATCACCCAGCTCGATTCGATCACCGGGGTGATCGGGCTGGTCGCCATCGCCATTTCCAGCGTCGGCCTCCTCGTCGGCGGCATCGGCGTGATGAACATCATGCTGGTCTCGGTGACCGAGCGCACGCGCGAGATCGGGGTGCGCAAGGCGATCGGGGCGACCCGGCGCGACATCGTCCTCCAGTTCCTGTTCGAAGCGATGACACTGACCGGGATCGGGGGGGTCTTCGGCATCCTCCTGGCCGTGGCCGTCAGCTACCTCATCGTCCTCCTCGTCCCGGCGCTCCCGGCCGTCATCCCCCTCTGGGCCGTCGTTGCGGGCCTGGTGGTCTCCATCGGGATCGGGCTGGTCTTCGGCGTCTGGCCCGCGCGCAAGGCGGCGCAACTCGATCCCATCGAGGCGCTCCGCTACGAATAG